One Lysobacter enzymogenes DNA segment encodes these proteins:
- a CDS encoding MFS transporter — protein sequence MSANAVPASAVRPLWQGRAWVLAGIVLSAFTLRTAVTSLTPLLDALGREFGFGATMTGVFGMVPTAAFALFGVATPALAHRIGLERAALLAMAVAALGLLARGFVGDTWQLLAANAVALAGMGVGNVVLPPLVKRYFGDRVGAVSTAYITVLQLGTILPALAAVPLAQAAGWRISLASWSLVAAAAALPWISVLWMEARGRSAQARALAQAHDRAVAGGDAAPELPAAAARGKVWRSPVAWGMTLMFGMTSLVTYSMFTWLPKLLVEAGGSPALGGAMVALFSTLGMISALTMPALAVRIANPFPIVLACVLCYLGGFAGLLLAPMHGTFLWVALIGLGPSTFPLALTLINLRTRTPAGSAALSGFMQGLGYTLSCLGPLTFGWLHELSHGWVWPFAMLGGCLLVLIAGGRMACRPRYLEDSW from the coding sequence ATGAGCGCCAACGCCGTCCCCGCTTCCGCCGTCCGCCCGCTCTGGCAGGGACGCGCCTGGGTCCTGGCCGGCATCGTGCTGTCGGCGTTCACCTTGCGCACCGCGGTGACCTCGCTGACCCCGCTGCTGGATGCGCTGGGCCGCGAATTCGGCTTCGGCGCGACCATGACCGGCGTGTTCGGCATGGTTCCCACCGCCGCGTTCGCGCTGTTCGGCGTGGCCACGCCCGCGCTGGCCCATCGCATCGGCCTGGAGCGCGCGGCGCTGCTGGCGATGGCGGTGGCGGCTCTGGGCCTGCTCGCGCGCGGCTTCGTCGGCGACACCTGGCAACTGCTCGCCGCCAACGCGGTGGCGCTGGCCGGCATGGGCGTCGGCAACGTGGTGCTGCCGCCGCTGGTGAAACGCTATTTCGGCGACCGCGTCGGCGCCGTCAGCACCGCCTACATCACCGTGCTGCAGCTCGGCACGATCCTGCCCGCATTGGCCGCAGTGCCGCTGGCGCAGGCCGCCGGCTGGCGGATCTCGCTGGCCTCGTGGTCGCTGGTCGCCGCGGCCGCGGCGCTGCCGTGGATCAGCGTGCTGTGGATGGAAGCGCGCGGCCGCTCGGCGCAGGCGCGCGCGCTCGCGCAGGCCCACGACCGCGCGGTCGCCGGCGGCGACGCAGCGCCGGAACTGCCGGCCGCCGCGGCGCGCGGCAAGGTCTGGCGCTCGCCGGTGGCCTGGGGCATGACCTTGATGTTCGGCATGACCTCGCTGGTGACCTATTCGATGTTCACCTGGCTGCCCAAGCTGCTGGTCGAAGCCGGCGGCAGCCCCGCGCTGGGCGGCGCGATGGTCGCGCTGTTCTCGACCCTGGGCATGATCAGCGCGCTGACCATGCCGGCGCTGGCGGTGCGCATCGCCAATCCGTTCCCGATCGTGCTGGCCTGCGTGCTGTGCTACCTGGGCGGCTTCGCCGGCCTGCTGCTGGCGCCGATGCACGGCACGTTCCTGTGGGTCGCCTTGATCGGCCTGGGCCCGAGCACCTTCCCGCTGGCGCTGACCCTGATCAACCTGCGCACGCGCACGCCGGCCGGCTCGGCCGCGCTGTCGGGCTTCATGCAGGGCCTGGGCTACACGCTCAGCTGCCTGGGTCCGCTGACGTTCGGCTGGCTGCACGAGCTCAGCCACGGCTGGGTGTGGCCGTTCGCGATGCTCGGCGGCTGCCTGCTGGTGCTGATCGCCGGCGGACGCATGGCCTGCCGGCCGCGCTACCTCGAAGACAGCTGGTAA
- a CDS encoding N-acetylmuramoyl-L-alanine amidase, with product MHSHTLAAALGGVLLLGPLSAAATPDAAALRFELDRANATVAAQVARAAYPEYFRRAYARYPNLPAGALEAIAYSETNWVHVRPHAQDPNDLHMPRSYGVMGLYHGGGFADQVGEGARLTGRTAQQVIDDPESNILAAAALLDRALGASQADKRSRALAQPEDMAAALARYAGYGASNGGIADYARQSFAYGVLQTLQHGVDAQGVKIAPQPLRLERAFDAAQLRKLRAPALLLDAADDSVRLNPALSRDIARAAAPATDVGAKAVDFGEAIWNPASSSNYSTASNQASAVIMHTMEGSYAGSISWFQNPSAQVSAHYLIRKSDGQITQMVREYHQAWHAKNHNYYTVGIEHDGRAADAGNWSAAMVNASARLTKSICARRGVNCASAWKGPGYDTFHLVPDSVRVKGHGMLSGNQNRYDPGKYFPWANYYNLINGGGGNPNPPGKYWVDTFANATGYKWPSTLTPVGTLNQGTNYVYCKAWGEEVRNGASYNHYWLKTDLDVGPAGAWVSAYYLSRWGNDEARDNAGAVIPDC from the coding sequence ATGCATTCGCACACCCTCGCCGCAGCCCTCGGCGGCGTCTTGTTGCTGGGCCCGCTGAGCGCCGCCGCCACGCCCGACGCGGCCGCGCTGCGCTTCGAACTCGATCGCGCCAACGCCACCGTCGCCGCGCAGGTCGCGCGCGCGGCCTATCCCGAATACTTCCGCCGCGCCTACGCGCGCTACCCCAACCTGCCCGCCGGCGCGCTGGAAGCCATCGCCTACAGCGAGACCAACTGGGTGCACGTGCGCCCGCACGCGCAGGACCCGAACGACCTGCACATGCCGCGCTCCTACGGCGTCATGGGCCTGTACCACGGCGGCGGTTTCGCCGACCAGGTCGGCGAAGGCGCGCGCCTGACCGGCCGTACCGCGCAGCAGGTGATCGACGATCCGGAAAGCAACATCCTCGCCGCCGCCGCCCTGCTCGATCGCGCGCTCGGCGCGAGCCAGGCCGATAAGCGCAGCCGCGCGCTGGCCCAGCCCGAGGACATGGCCGCCGCGCTCGCGCGCTACGCCGGCTACGGCGCCAGCAACGGCGGCATCGCCGACTACGCGCGGCAGAGCTTCGCCTACGGCGTGCTGCAAACGCTGCAGCACGGCGTGGACGCGCAAGGGGTGAAGATCGCGCCGCAACCGTTGCGGCTGGAGCGCGCGTTCGATGCCGCGCAGTTGCGCAAGCTGCGCGCGCCCGCGCTGCTGCTCGATGCCGCCGACGACAGCGTGCGCTTGAATCCCGCGTTGAGCCGCGACATCGCGCGCGCGGCGGCGCCGGCGACCGACGTCGGCGCCAAGGCGGTGGACTTCGGCGAGGCGATCTGGAACCCCGCCAGTTCCAGCAACTACAGCACCGCCTCCAACCAGGCCAGCGCGGTGATCATGCACACCATGGAGGGCTCGTACGCGGGCTCGATCTCGTGGTTCCAGAACCCCAGCGCGCAGGTCTCCGCGCACTACCTGATCCGCAAGTCCGACGGCCAGATCACCCAGATGGTGCGCGAGTACCACCAGGCCTGGCACGCCAAGAACCATAACTACTACACCGTCGGCATCGAGCACGACGGCCGCGCCGCCGACGCCGGCAACTGGTCGGCGGCGATGGTCAACGCGTCCGCGCGGCTGACCAAGAGCATCTGCGCGCGCCGCGGCGTCAATTGCGCCAGCGCCTGGAAGGGACCGGGTTACGACACCTTCCACCTGGTTCCCGACAGCGTGCGCGTAAAGGGCCACGGCATGCTCTCGGGCAACCAGAACCGCTACGACCCGGGCAAATACTTCCCGTGGGCGAACTACTACAACCTGATCAATGGCGGCGGCGGCAACCCGAACCCGCCGGGCAAGTACTGGGTCGACACCTTCGCCAACGCCACCGGCTACAAGTGGCCGTCGACGCTGACCCCGGTCGGCACGCTCAACCAGGGCACCAACTACGTCTACTGCAAGGCCTGGGGCGAGGAAGTGCGCAACGGCGCGTCCTACAACCACTACTGGCTCAAGACCGATCTCGACGTCGGTCCGGCCGGCGCCTGGGTCTCGGCCTACTACCTCAGCCGCTGGGGCAACGACGAAGCCCGCGACAACGCCGGCGCCGTCATTCCCGACTGCTGA
- a CDS encoding DsbA family oxidoreductase, whose amino-acid sequence MNSTAVSPTPKVKIDFVSDVVCPWCAVGLNSLEQAIARLDGEVEVELHFQPFELNPQMAPEGENIDEHLAHKYGLGAEQLASNREALRQRGAALGFAFGERDRIYNTFDAHRLLHWAGTQGTDAERALKHALLKAYFTDGRDVSSREVLAAVAGESGLDAQRARAVLDSDEYAQDVRQQERFYQEAGISAVPSVIINDRHLIQGGQPVEQFEAALRQIAAQGGGRG is encoded by the coding sequence ATGAATTCGACCGCCGTTTCCCCCACCCCGAAGGTCAAGATCGATTTCGTTTCCGACGTGGTCTGCCCGTGGTGCGCGGTCGGCCTGAATTCGCTGGAGCAGGCCATCGCCCGGCTCGACGGCGAGGTCGAGGTCGAACTGCATTTCCAGCCGTTCGAGCTCAATCCGCAGATGGCGCCGGAGGGCGAGAACATCGACGAGCACCTGGCGCACAAGTACGGCCTCGGCGCCGAGCAACTGGCGAGCAACCGCGAAGCGCTGCGCCAGCGCGGCGCCGCGCTCGGCTTCGCGTTCGGCGAGCGCGACCGCATCTACAACACCTTCGACGCCCACCGCCTGCTGCATTGGGCCGGCACCCAGGGCACGGACGCCGAGCGCGCGCTCAAGCACGCGCTGCTGAAGGCCTACTTCACCGACGGGCGCGACGTGTCCTCGCGCGAGGTGCTGGCGGCGGTCGCCGGCGAGAGCGGCCTGGACGCGCAGCGCGCCCGCGCCGTGCTCGATTCCGACGAGTACGCGCAGGACGTGCGCCAGCAGGAACGCTTCTACCAGGAGGCCGGGATCAGCGCGGTGCCGTCGGTGATCATCAACGACCGCCATCTGATCCAGGGCGGGCAGCCGGTGGAGCAGTTCGAAGCGGCGCTGCGGCAGATCGCGGCGCAGGGCGGCGGGCGCGGTTGA
- a CDS encoding condensation domain-containing protein, with protein MKRKMMLCERVMYVDRDATFTIVQAARVRGALDPQRLRAALDRVQRKHPMLRCSIEDGDPPTIVREDDPAPIPLRIAERVDAEEWQRQSHLERETRFDSAHAPLIRLTWVRGSDAQGEVGELLLACHHVICDGMSMLTLLREILALCAEPELDIGVHTGFNALADILPAEVINDRRVRRSAGWKALAFRLFFSLRRRRPPVPQGEFFVLHWKLSREDTAALAARAKAEGVTVFAAMSVAFSLAFRTVKGAAATGKIFAPVDVRKFLPLILPDQLFAASPGAIVPLDTQLPPERVDDAAFWAQARAFKGRLNQKVERMSRNVHEYFIGLEMMHSIFAQFVAERRSDLDKFDTTISNIGRIDIPQDYPGFRVETVYSPTARLPWRSTTAILSSGYAGELDFVFTCDTASLSREQVDRVRAIAMGLLRERSHAPAADAVPLRAAA; from the coding sequence ATGAAACGCAAGATGATGCTGTGCGAACGCGTCATGTACGTGGATCGCGACGCCACTTTCACCATCGTCCAGGCCGCGCGCGTGCGCGGCGCGCTCGATCCGCAGCGGCTGCGCGCCGCGCTCGACCGGGTCCAGCGCAAGCACCCGATGCTGCGCTGCTCGATCGAGGACGGCGATCCGCCGACCATCGTGCGCGAGGACGATCCCGCGCCGATCCCGCTGCGCATCGCCGAGCGCGTCGATGCCGAGGAATGGCAGCGCCAGTCGCACCTGGAACGCGAAACCCGCTTCGACAGCGCGCACGCGCCGCTGATCCGGCTGACCTGGGTGCGCGGCAGCGACGCCCAGGGCGAGGTCGGCGAACTGCTGCTGGCCTGCCACCACGTGATATGCGACGGCATGTCGATGCTGACCCTGCTGCGCGAGATCCTCGCGCTGTGCGCCGAGCCGGAACTCGACATCGGCGTCCACACCGGCTTCAACGCGCTCGCCGACATCCTGCCGGCCGAGGTGATCAACGACCGCCGCGTGCGCCGCAGCGCGGGCTGGAAGGCGCTGGCGTTCCGGCTGTTCTTCTCGCTGCGGCGCCGGCGCCCGCCGGTGCCGCAGGGCGAGTTCTTCGTCCTGCACTGGAAGCTCTCGCGCGAGGACACCGCCGCGCTGGCCGCGCGCGCCAAGGCCGAGGGCGTGACCGTGTTCGCGGCGATGTCGGTGGCGTTCTCGCTGGCGTTCCGCACGGTCAAGGGCGCCGCCGCCACCGGCAAGATCTTCGCCCCGGTCGACGTGCGCAAGTTCCTGCCGCTGATCCTGCCCGACCAGTTGTTCGCGGCCTCGCCGGGCGCGATCGTCCCGCTGGACACGCAGCTGCCGCCCGAGCGCGTCGACGACGCCGCGTTCTGGGCGCAGGCGCGCGCGTTCAAGGGCCGGCTCAACCAGAAGGTCGAGCGCATGAGCCGCAACGTGCACGAATACTTCATCGGCCTGGAGATGATGCATTCGATCTTCGCCCAGTTCGTCGCCGAGCGCCGCTCGGACCTGGACAAGTTCGACACCACCATCTCCAACATCGGCCGCATCGACATTCCGCAGGACTATCCCGGCTTCCGCGTGGAGACCGTCTACAGCCCGACCGCGCGCCTGCCGTGGCGCAGCACCACCGCGATCCTGAGTTCGGGCTACGCGGGCGAGCTGGACTTCGTGTTCACCTGCGACACCGCCTCGTTGTCGCGCGAACAGGTCGACCGCGTCCGCGCGATCGCCATGGGCCTGCTGCGCGAACGCTCGCATGCGCCGGCCGCGGACGCCGTGCCGCTGCGGGCGGCGGCATGA
- a CDS encoding glycosyltransferase, which produces MNDAGFPRVDDEPADRADGPSGARATASVDPDSYGAVAVLWQPQPEHVDHLERVRAACRHLIAVDNSPHADAALHARLRARGIEVLHNGNRGGISGAYNRGAAALYAAGREVVFLLDQDSQLGADFFDGMMRACARARVDGEAFIVGPKVFEVNLGRYLPVFAPQPRMPKPERIDERRDGLVPTLFVISSGSAVSAAAFARIGEFREDYFIEYVDIEYGLRATRNGVPVLVNAAVEMRQQVGQYVKRGIFSTSNHVAWRRYYASRNAVHALRSNASRWSIHWLIELLTLHQVACVLVCEEHKLRKVVAIAVGYFDGLFGKLGTFEQRHPRVAAFCRH; this is translated from the coding sequence ATGAACGACGCCGGTTTTCCGCGCGTGGACGACGAACCGGCCGATCGCGCCGACGGCCCGTCCGGCGCGCGCGCGACCGCATCGGTCGACCCCGATTCCTACGGCGCGGTGGCGGTGCTGTGGCAACCCCAGCCCGAGCACGTCGACCACCTCGAACGCGTGCGCGCCGCCTGCCGCCACCTGATCGCGGTCGACAACTCGCCGCACGCCGATGCGGCCTTGCACGCGCGGCTGCGCGCGCGCGGCATCGAGGTGCTGCACAACGGCAACCGCGGCGGCATCTCCGGCGCCTACAACCGCGGCGCCGCCGCGCTGTACGCGGCCGGCCGCGAGGTGGTGTTCCTGCTCGACCAGGATTCGCAGCTCGGCGCGGACTTCTTCGACGGCATGATGCGCGCCTGCGCGCGCGCCCGCGTCGACGGCGAGGCCTTCATCGTCGGACCCAAGGTGTTCGAGGTGAACCTGGGCCGCTATCTGCCGGTGTTCGCGCCGCAGCCGCGCATGCCCAAGCCCGAGCGCATCGACGAGCGCCGCGACGGACTGGTGCCGACGCTGTTCGTGATTTCCTCCGGCTCGGCGGTGTCGGCGGCGGCGTTCGCGCGCATCGGCGAATTCCGCGAGGACTACTTCATCGAGTACGTCGACATCGAATACGGCCTGCGCGCGACCCGCAACGGCGTGCCGGTGCTGGTCAACGCCGCGGTGGAGATGCGCCAGCAGGTCGGCCAGTACGTCAAGCGCGGGATCTTCTCGACCAGCAACCACGTCGCCTGGCGCCGCTACTACGCCTCGCGCAACGCGGTGCACGCGCTGCGCTCCAACGCCTCGCGCTGGTCGATCCATTGGCTGATCGAACTGCTGACCCTGCACCAGGTGGCCTGCGTGCTGGTGTGCGAGGAGCACAAGCTGCGCAAGGTGGTGGCGATCGCGGTGGGTTACTTCGATGGACTGTTCGGCAAGCTCGGGACGTTCGAGCAGCGGCATCCGCGGGTGGCGGCGTTCTGCAGGCATTGA
- a CDS encoding RHS repeat-associated core domain-containing protein, whose amino-acid sequence MAIGDTENGSGASGNIGESSGSGGQGAIRRRSLRFIAGLLSIVFAAVWCLPVQAEQQKIEYCADNRDAPAPTYRCFDTLGAAEAFLRQEPVPAVGRKYLRSTSPSQSPNGNYTLYYSVPPKAPERLFGSWYWSVTVNGGGAWGTANCGTRVPISSVVSYGCDSEETLKTDLLRTWPYGPDWSGSYRGEYSPMPPSTWYGVAPDSTTGRSFVSVWRTHEREFVATSGDQTYYPVVRRTDYYMCPKDFRGKSSEMGGRWPEVCVNETTGYISVVSRQYDSCTKNGNPCVAATGNKEYRETDFDWDGLSFVRAYNSIRDIPTRSGMGGNWAHTFSDWIMNRSSCGGDTCMRTWMRSDGYYEQFQFVSGNAFKSPSRPGVVLYRESDPVAAVSGRWRMALGNGKQLRFADDGSLLRIEQGQRSYDLKYCTDAEFQAGTCAVRGALNRVVSDTGRTLEFEYGQVTVPVGSEPDETRTDTVISRIKTGGKVLVEYGYDAQGRLIGASIPVGQSEQGRSYLYAEPAHLCRDAADQPVAQCAPADFADYMTGVIDEAGKRIATYSYGRYGRVTRSEHADGIGRVTSDYKDTGNVEVTLPGGAKKTYQFVETPFRKPSEILLSATDGSVAERITRNYDWMWLTSSIDGKRNRTNYAYNGLQETSRVEGLSEGGSATAFTRTVRTDWNPNFNEVASRRVYDASNALKSQQDFVYNDRGQVLTATQVDPATSATRTTTYAYCEAADVAAATCPVLGRLRSVDGPRSDVADVSSFVYYQNDDPSCAGSSAPCAYRKGDLWKLQNALGHVTEYLGYDGMGRPAATRDANGVRTDIEYDDRGRVLATKQRGANDVVETDDRITRMEYWPTGQVKKVVLPDGATTTYGYDVDNRLVRIEDAQGNSIRYTLDASGNRLKEDTHASDGTLKRTLSRVYNQLDQLQANKDASQNATVYRYDASGNKDRTTDALGRITDQGYDPLNRLVRTLQDVGGLNVETKFEYDALDRLTKVTDPKGLNTIYAYNGFGDQTRLTSPDTGITDYTYNAAGRVATKQDANDAVPHRYTYDALGRPKAVFYTASGPADVEYDYDTVNSVCTAGETFATGRVAAMRADGTELKYCYDRFGQVARKVQIVAGKSFSLSYTYTLGGQLSTVTYPDGAIVDYVRDAQARIKEIGVRPNGGVRALLLSNATYSPFGPVTDWTYGNGRVLSRTYDLDYRAKTILDNASGGLSVGYGYNAVGELTELKDGLNSAIQAKYDYDTLGRLTVTRDGLSNPLETYAYDETGNRKSLLHGGITDAYVYPATSHRLSSVGGVIRGYDAVGNSVSVGGMAKEFVYNANDRLSQFKQAGEVKASYLYNTVGERVAVSSVEASSVDSYTLYDEAGNWIGDYDGIGVAKQQVVWLDGIPVGLIVGGGGVQALHYVQSDHLGTPRAVIDSARDVAVWTWDAKGEVFGASAPNQDPDLDGTSLVFDMRFPGQRYDAASNQFYNYFRDYDAAIGRYIQSDPIGLIAGPSTYAYVGGDPVSYKDPYGLSKFDQFFGLPKQFWRWYHRQVKKAGDPDLTKEEAEALRKEWDDLGCPTPDTKKKGRSSERGSADLGLLEWLIPWQITPTELGCSDLDCDRNGIPDFTEPNNPKSNP is encoded by the coding sequence ATGGCAATCGGGGACACGGAGAATGGTAGCGGCGCGTCCGGCAATATCGGCGAGTCGAGCGGGTCAGGGGGGCAGGGTGCCATACGGCGTAGGAGCCTGCGTTTCATTGCGGGACTTCTGTCGATCGTTTTCGCCGCCGTGTGGTGCCTCCCGGTCCAGGCCGAGCAGCAAAAGATCGAGTATTGCGCGGACAATCGCGATGCGCCGGCGCCGACCTATCGCTGTTTCGACACATTGGGCGCCGCTGAGGCGTTCCTCCGGCAAGAACCGGTGCCTGCCGTTGGCCGTAAATACTTGCGGTCGACCAGCCCCAGCCAGTCTCCGAATGGCAACTACACCCTGTATTACAGCGTGCCGCCGAAGGCCCCCGAGCGTCTGTTCGGTTCGTGGTATTGGAGCGTCACTGTCAACGGCGGCGGCGCCTGGGGTACTGCGAACTGTGGTACCCGGGTTCCGATCTCATCGGTCGTCTCCTATGGTTGCGACAGCGAAGAGACCCTCAAGACCGATCTGCTGCGGACATGGCCTTACGGGCCGGACTGGTCGGGGAGTTATCGAGGCGAGTATTCGCCGATGCCGCCGTCAACGTGGTATGGAGTCGCACCGGATTCGACGACCGGACGCAGTTTCGTTTCGGTATGGCGTACGCACGAGCGAGAGTTCGTGGCCACGTCGGGCGACCAAACTTATTATCCGGTAGTTCGGCGAACCGATTACTACATGTGTCCAAAAGATTTCCGGGGCAAGTCGTCGGAGATGGGAGGCCGCTGGCCGGAGGTATGCGTCAACGAAACGACGGGCTACATCAGCGTCGTCTCCAGGCAGTACGACTCCTGCACCAAGAACGGGAATCCTTGCGTTGCTGCGACCGGCAACAAGGAGTACCGCGAAACCGACTTCGATTGGGACGGGTTGAGCTTCGTCCGCGCCTATAACTCCATTCGCGACATCCCGACCCGGTCGGGTATGGGTGGGAACTGGGCCCATACGTTCTCGGACTGGATCATGAACCGCTCTAGCTGCGGCGGCGATACCTGCATGCGCACCTGGATGCGCAGCGACGGCTACTACGAGCAGTTCCAGTTCGTCAGCGGCAATGCGTTCAAGTCGCCGAGTCGGCCCGGGGTCGTGCTCTATCGCGAGAGCGATCCGGTGGCGGCGGTGTCCGGGCGCTGGCGCATGGCGTTGGGCAATGGCAAGCAGTTGCGATTCGCCGACGATGGTAGCTTGCTCCGGATCGAGCAAGGTCAGCGGAGTTATGACCTCAAGTACTGCACGGACGCGGAGTTCCAGGCCGGCACCTGCGCGGTGCGTGGGGCCTTGAATCGGGTCGTGAGCGATACCGGCCGCACCCTGGAGTTCGAGTACGGCCAAGTGACGGTCCCGGTCGGGTCCGAACCCGACGAGACCCGCACCGATACCGTGATCAGCCGGATCAAGACCGGCGGCAAGGTGCTGGTCGAGTACGGTTACGACGCACAAGGCCGGTTGATCGGTGCCTCCATACCCGTGGGGCAAAGCGAACAGGGACGCAGTTACTTGTACGCCGAGCCCGCGCACCTGTGCCGCGATGCCGCCGACCAGCCCGTCGCGCAGTGCGCCCCGGCCGATTTCGCGGACTATATGACGGGTGTGATCGACGAAGCCGGAAAGCGCATCGCGACCTACAGCTACGGCCGCTACGGCCGGGTCACCCGCAGTGAACACGCCGATGGCATCGGCCGGGTGACGTCCGACTATAAGGACACCGGCAACGTCGAGGTGACCCTGCCGGGCGGGGCGAAGAAGACCTATCAGTTCGTCGAAACGCCTTTCCGCAAGCCGTCCGAGATTCTGCTGAGCGCCACCGACGGATCGGTGGCCGAGCGCATCACTCGCAATTACGACTGGATGTGGCTGACCAGCAGCATCGATGGCAAGCGTAACCGCACGAATTACGCTTACAACGGATTGCAGGAAACTTCCCGGGTCGAGGGATTGAGCGAGGGTGGTTCAGCGACCGCGTTCACCCGCACGGTGCGAACCGACTGGAACCCGAATTTCAACGAAGTCGCCAGCCGTCGCGTTTACGATGCGTCGAATGCGCTGAAATCGCAGCAGGACTTCGTCTACAACGATCGCGGCCAGGTGCTGACCGCGACGCAAGTAGATCCGGCTACCAGCGCGACCCGAACAACTACGTACGCCTACTGCGAGGCGGCAGATGTTGCAGCGGCCACTTGCCCGGTCTTGGGCCGTTTGCGGTCGGTGGATGGTCCCCGGAGCGATGTCGCTGACGTTAGCTCGTTCGTCTATTACCAGAACGACGATCCGTCCTGTGCCGGTTCTTCGGCTCCTTGCGCTTACCGCAAGGGCGACTTGTGGAAACTCCAGAACGCGCTGGGCCATGTCACCGAGTACTTGGGCTACGACGGCATGGGGCGGCCCGCGGCCACGCGCGACGCCAACGGCGTAAGGACCGACATCGAGTACGACGACCGCGGACGTGTGCTGGCGACCAAGCAACGCGGCGCCAACGATGTCGTCGAGACCGACGATCGCATTACCCGCATGGAGTACTGGCCCACGGGGCAGGTCAAGAAGGTCGTGTTGCCCGATGGCGCGACGACGACGTACGGCTACGACGTCGACAACCGTTTGGTTCGGATCGAGGACGCACAGGGCAATTCGATCCGCTACACGCTCGACGCGTCCGGCAATCGCTTGAAAGAGGATACCCACGCCAGCGACGGTACCCTCAAGCGGACGCTCTCGCGCGTCTACAACCAACTCGATCAACTGCAGGCCAACAAGGACGCCTCGCAGAACGCGACGGTGTATCGCTACGACGCCAGCGGCAACAAGGACCGTACGACCGACGCGCTTGGCCGGATCACCGATCAGGGCTACGACCCGCTGAATCGGTTGGTGCGGACGCTGCAGGATGTCGGCGGCCTCAACGTCGAAACCAAATTCGAGTACGACGCGCTCGACCGGCTGACCAAAGTCACCGATCCGAAGGGACTGAATACCATCTACGCCTACAACGGCTTCGGGGATCAGACCCGGCTGACCAGCCCGGACACCGGCATCACCGATTACACCTATAACGCCGCAGGCAGGGTCGCGACCAAGCAGGACGCCAACGACGCAGTGCCGCATCGTTACACCTACGACGCGCTCGGTCGCCCGAAAGCCGTGTTTTACACCGCCAGCGGACCGGCTGATGTGGAGTACGACTACGACACGGTCAACAGCGTCTGCACGGCCGGCGAGACTTTCGCGACCGGCCGAGTTGCCGCGATGCGTGCCGATGGAACAGAGCTGAAGTACTGCTACGACCGCTTCGGGCAAGTGGCGCGCAAGGTGCAGATCGTTGCGGGCAAGAGTTTCAGCCTGAGTTACACCTACACCCTCGGAGGGCAGCTCAGCACCGTTACCTATCCCGACGGCGCGATCGTGGACTATGTGCGCGATGCGCAGGCCCGGATCAAGGAGATCGGCGTTCGACCGAATGGTGGCGTCCGCGCGTTGCTGTTGAGCAACGCGACTTACAGTCCCTTTGGCCCGGTGACCGATTGGACCTATGGCAACGGCCGTGTCCTGAGCCGCACCTACGATCTGGATTACCGTGCGAAGACGATCCTCGATAACGCCAGTGGCGGTCTGTCGGTGGGGTATGGCTACAACGCGGTCGGCGAATTAACCGAGCTGAAGGATGGCTTGAACAGTGCGATTCAGGCGAAGTACGACTACGACACGCTCGGCCGGCTGACCGTTACTCGCGACGGCTTGTCCAATCCGCTGGAAACCTATGCCTACGATGAAACGGGTAACCGTAAGAGTCTGCTGCATGGCGGTATCACCGATGCTTACGTTTATCCGGCGACCAGTCACCGCCTAAGCAGCGTCGGCGGCGTGATTCGTGGCTACGACGCGGTAGGTAATTCCGTTAGCGTGGGAGGCATGGCGAAAGAGTTCGTTTACAACGCGAACGATCGATTGAGCCAGTTCAAGCAGGCGGGCGAGGTCAAGGCCAGCTATCTCTACAATACCGTCGGCGAACGTGTTGCAGTCTCGAGTGTGGAGGCAAGTTCCGTCGATAGCTACACGCTGTACGACGAGGCTGGCAATTGGATCGGTGACTACGATGGCATCGGCGTAGCCAAGCAGCAGGTGGTGTGGCTTGACGGCATTCCCGTCGGATTGATTGTGGGGGGCGGCGGAGTCCAGGCTCTGCATTACGTCCAATCAGATCATCTCGGAACGCCGCGCGCTGTCATCGATTCTGCTCGTGATGTCGCGGTCTGGACTTGGGATGCCAAGGGTGAGGTGTTTGGCGCCAGTGCACCGAACCAGGATCCCGATCTTGACGGTACATCGCTTGTGTTCGACATGCGATTTCCGGGGCAGCGATATGATGCTGCGAGCAACCAGTTTTACAATTATTTCCGCGATTATGACGCGGCAATAGGACGATACATTCAGAGTGACCCTATAGGCTTGATTGCTGGTCCGAGTACCTATGCTTATGTAGGCGGGGATCCGGTCAGCTATAAGGATCCTTACGGTCTGAGTAAGTTCGACCAGTTCTTTGGGCTGCCAAAGCAGTTCTGGCGGTGGTACCACCGGCAAGTCAAGAAGGCTGGCGACCCCGACCTCACGAAGGAAGAGGCGGAAGCATTGCGCAAGGAGTGGGATGATTTGGGTTGCCCTACGCCGGACACTAAGAAGAAGGGGCGGAGCAGTGAAAGAGGTAGTGCCGATCTCGGGCTTTTGGAGTGGCTGATTCCTTGGCAGATTACGCCTACTGAGTTGGGGTGTTCCGATCTGGATTGCGACCGTAACGGAATTCCGGATTTCACTGAGCCGAACAATCCGAAGAGTAATCCATGA